DNA from bacterium:
CGCGCTCGTGCGGTAGCGACCGTTGACCTGGTTCACGAGCAGTTCGGAGTCCGAGAAGACCTTCAGGTGGCGCACCCCGGCGTCGCGGGCGCGCGTGAGCGCGATGAGCAGGGCCTGGTACTCGGCCGTGTTGTTCGTCGCCCGCCCGAGATAGCGGGCGACGCGGTCGAGCGTCTCGCCGGCCTCGTCCCGCAGCAACACGCCGGCCCCGGCGTCGCCGGGGTTCCCCCGCGCGGCGCCGTCG
Protein-coding regions in this window:
- a CDS encoding ribonuclease HI family protein → DGAARGNPGDAGAGVLLRDEAGETLDRVARYLGRATNNTAEYQALLIALTRARDAGVRHLKVFSDSELLVNQVNGRYRTSAPHLQRYLQEAIRLMREIGRVDVRHVRREQNAEADALANEGIDRR